GAAATTATATTTCTCTTATTGAGAAGTAAAAAACGCAGGATCTCCATTTTCCCTAGTGAACCCAAGCTTGTGCCGGCCCCGAGCATCAAATGTGAGAAAATTGTAACTCAAGGCCCTTGTATCAAGCAAGATGCTGTTCTCTGTTTTAAATCATGTACTCTAAATAATGACAATGAAGTGaaattgcttgaaaaataaaaaagaaatggcattgaaatatgtttttattgacCAATTAGAATTGACTCCGAGATTTATAACTGCCTAAAAGGTCCAGCCGTTCTTTCATAGCACACAGGCACAAAAGTTGCAATTGGATCGAGAAATCCAGACCCAAGAGGAAAATGCTAATATCATTTCAGTATTTCCTAGTAGAACTTGAATCCTCTGTTAAACTGATCAGAGAAAGCAGAGGATGCTACTGTTACAAGAGCAACGTAAGAGCATCAAGAGTTGCTGAGGTTCAAACACGTGTGCCCCTTTAAGCTACCGCTTTGACAGCTTCTATGTaccctttttaattatatcaaacaaGAAATCCAACAGCATAATAGCTATTTCCATGTATCCGTTGTTATGGAAGCCAAAATCTACACTTGCATGATATCAGGATTACAGTCTCTTGTTTGTGCCACGTCATCATTcttctccttcccttttttttttcgtttgttttttggaagacaggaaaaggaaagagaagacaGGAAAAGCTTCTCAGGACTGTACTGAAACCAAGCAGCCCGGCGAGTGCATGTAAGTTGCACGCCTTGCCTTGTAGCCTACAgcctgaaaaagaaaatataacagATAAATTACTCAGAAATATCAAATATCTAGCAACTTGAATCGAATTACAAAGATTAGGCTACGCTACTACTAAGTCTGGTTAATGAACACAGTCCATCACTTACGTGAACATCTGAGGGCGGCTACGTGAAAGTTGAGGGCGTTTTATCGGGGATAGAATCAAGTTCCGTAGCGTCATCGAGGGGTTGCCAGATCCAGCTCCAAAGGAAGGGACAGCACCAATTCTTCTATTTCCAACATCAACTGGCATGGCTGCTTGGTTTGCTGGTGAGCCACCACGGATTTCAAAGGGACCAGAATTCGAGCTGTTTTGTCTTGCCGGCCATATATCCTCCCGAGGCCCTGGAGTTGATGGAGTGAAAACCGTCCAATCTGCATAAATTAAGTCAACTAATTTTGGAGATGCTTAACCAAAAGGCATTATTAAGCTATAGCGTGACAATGACAAGCAAACATTTTCCATTGTTGTAAGCGTAACAAGGACTTTAATAATCAAGAAACATTTTAAGGCACCACAAGGAGCCTGTGCTGTTCTATTGccattttaaaatgaaaatgattacCTTTACGGATAGGGTCTCTGTTATCCATCATGGTAGCTGCAGGGTTTGAGAACAAATCAGGCTCATTTCTTGAAAAGAAATTGTTTGCTGGTTGGATGGCTGATCTTTTATTTGACTCGTACTCGCTCCTCAACTGATCATACATTTCATCTAGTTTCCTCTTCTGCCTAGTATTCAAAGTACCAGTGTTTATTACGATCCAGGCTCGCATCATAAGCTGATAAAGTAATCGAAGGCTTTGGACAATATATAAACTGACCTGGCTTTCTCAGAAAATTTCTCCTGGAGCTCTTGTTTATCCTTTGACAAGCTCTCAATCTCTTGTTCCATCATCTGGCACCTTTTGGCCATTTTCTGATATGCAGCATGCAGCTGCTCCAGTTTTTCCGTGAACTTTTCTTGCATGGACTCACATTTTTGCCGGCACTGAGCTACAATTCTATTCATCTTGTATTGCATCTCAAGTTCCCTTTGCCCAGTAAAAAACATCACGCTTCTGTATGCACTTTTCATCACTGGGGTCATTTAAGGAAGATGCAAGGATTAAAAGGCTGTTTTTGCACGTTTCCCAGGGAATGCTACGAACCATACTGCTATTCAGTTTGGTAATTCTCTCAAATGAAATAGAAGAATTATGAGTACCACCAAGTGGACTTATCATTTCAAATTTTCTACTTGTATTCAAACTAGTAGTTGATGGATTTAAGGAAAAATGGTGTTATCTTATAAAGGATACATATCTGTGGAGATATTCCAGCCATGGCCATCTGCAAGAAATTCATTatgaataaaaggaaaaaaggcaACCAGTAAAATAAGAAATAGCAATGTTTTGACCAAATAATGATGGATGTTTAGATTTCACTTTAATAATATGTAATAGAAGAAGCAAGATATTTGTAATATTCTGAGCTAAGTCCTTGCTTACATTTATCCATTCATCATTTGGATTGATGTCCACAGGTTTCATAAGGCTGTAAAGAGGAAAccaaaattgaaagtaaaatcAGAATACCATGAGCAAGAAACATGAGTAAAGATTACCCAAATCATTAGTTCGTATTAGAGGTGTTCAATAAAATTGACAGATATAGCTGTAAATactgaaaatattttgaattttttagtcccagtaaattctttaaaatcataagagcttcatattttaaattcaaggaaATGTCAAATAAATTCTGTTTGTTAAGAAACAATTCCAAGCCACAACAAGCATTTCAAGGAATAAGCAATTCCATAAAGCACTCACCTCTTAGAGAGCACTTGATCACAGATTGGACAGGCTGCATCATTATTAAGGATCTTGTTTGCATCTTCAGTGCCTGTTTGTTCTGTTAAGGGACAATATGCGAAAGCAACAGAAATCCAGAAAGCATAGAACTAAAAAAGCTTAATCATAATCTGATCTTGGATACATAAGAGGTGACCACAAGTAGTAGAAACAGCACGCCCTTCCAACTCTCGCCAGCATGAATTGCATCTCATTTTCACCTTCACTATAAGacttttatccaaatattatcCACTCATCTGAACCTAATAAAAGGAGTTTCATAGCATTAGCATTAGCTACAACACCACATGCAGACACATAGATTCAAACTAATCTGCATCACTGTTCCATGCAGCCacatggttttaaaaattgaagttttggatGACACTGGCGAAAATCATCAGCTGTAAATactgaaaatatattgaattttttagtcccagtaaattctttaaaatcatAGAGCttcatattttgtaaaataaagagTGATATTGATCATGCACAGAAAAATAGACATGGAGATTTTATAGAGAGCGATATCGATCATGAAGAATGACAATCCACGCAACTTCTTTCACaacgttcttttttttttttttttttttttacgaaattgGCCCATCTTTATGGGGTCATTTATTTTCTCAACATCAAAATGTGATCTGCGAATTCACTACAATCCCCTTCCATTATGCACAGTCAAAACAGAATTTGtgcaaatatttatatttttttacgaaAGTATTCCTCATAAGATAAAACGACTGTCACAATCTCAAAAGAATTGCTAAAATTTTGTCAAATATACAGCTGCAAAGTGCCAAATCCTCATCACTGagtaacaaattaaaaagattttctaGTGTCTAAATATTGATCAAGGTAGTGGTTCCTCAGTAATCAAGAAAAATTAGTCAAGGTCATGAAAATGACTAAAGTACCCTCAGTTTGGTACTGAGCCAAAAAGTCCGCGCAGACCCAAAATTTGCATGAAAACACCAATGTTCTCGAGTTCCAAAAATgaattcttatttttcaaattccTGAACTCCTTTCCAATTCTCAAATTTTCTCAACATCCAAAcggaaaatgagaaaaaagaagacgCATAAACAAACGAAATGGACTTGATAAATTTTCCTGAAAATTACACTCCTTGGCGTTCTCCTTAATGAAAATCACAAATCAACGCCTAAAATCGTAAGGAAACTAGAgattataaacataaataaatcatatggAGATCTAAAACGCGAGCAGAGTGACTATCGAAATTGAAAAGCAGCAGCAATTGCTAATGTGAAATCAAATTTATACGTTACTTCGGAAACAACGAAATGTGATTTGAAGAGACACGAATCCCTAACCTGAAAGAGTTCTGCCTCGAAacgtttcttctcttctctttttttttttttttttttttctcttctcttctctttttctcttctcttcttcttctcttctcttctcttctcttctcttctcggCTTGTGGCGTGGGGGTTTTGAAGGAAGAGAAATGGCGGCAactcgatttttttatttatttcaaattatcacacttctctctctctctcaagcaAGGAATTTATAATTTGACGCTTCTCCTTTATTTCAAAATCTGGATTCAGAACGGTGTCGTTCTTCAAgcaactcttttaattttttaaccttaaatagtgttaaaaaaatctaaattaaaaaaaagaagacgaattttgttgttctgttttttttcttaataaatttggtttttttaataatttatatatagaaaaaaagtaTATAGTTGTGCAAAAAGCCAAGATAGAGATTATAGAATatctaaattatgattttttatatggtgCTGAAATAATAAATTCAGGATCAATATCTAATTAACATATAATTGTCCTATATCAGTTAATGTTAATAGTTTAAATCATACTAGAAATAATAGAAAactttgaataattaatttaacaatttcCACGAGTAActttttgatttcaaaatgataatttatttgtttcaatctAAAGGATTTCCTATTATTCATCAACTAGGTTTTCTtagaatcataaatttttttatccattttaatattgtttcttattttaactatatatttataggctatgaaatattaaaatatatagtagCCAAAGCATGGCTTAATTAGGACTTTAAATTAATCACTAACTACAATTcttaataattacaattacaacAGTAAGAATCTATCCATTAACCAGGCTAAAAACCgctaaataaacaattttgctcgtgaaaaattataaacacacaaattaaaagaaaaaacaaagaaaaaaagaatttaagtaTGGTCCCCTCCTCTTGACAGTTGTCATTATAGTCCTTGTTCACAGGCCTTCTCTTGAATCTAATCGAGAgaagtttacaaaaaaaaaaaaaaaaaaacaagttgaggCTAGAGtaaagattttttagatttcCTAGTCGAAATTCATATGCCTCGCTGTGTGAAGGAGGCATAAGCTAAATATAGCTGTAACAACACATgcacatgaaaaatatataatatttaatgtgcGAAGAGGGAATTCCCCGATTTTATTAAAGGtgattcagtttgatttttatcaaatcaaataattaaattggtttttttaaaataaaatttggttcAAACCAACTAGTtctggtttggttcggttttttcgatttagttcggtttttttcaggtttaacttggttttctcggttttgggttcagtttagttttttcgatttcagacttatcaaaccaaaaccaaaccgaaccgatcggtttttaaaaaattataatcaatttttttcacggttcagtttttttttattatttttttctgattttttcagtttaatcaattttttatttttttgctcacccttaatttttattctctaaatatatgataattatCTCTTTAAGAGGTTTCCAATATCTTTAAATAAGTCATGAAACCTATCTTATCACAAAACAACTACGAATATAAAAGTatgtaaaaagttaaaaatctaaatttaacaacaaatcgtaaaacacctagaaaaaaaattattatatataaacctaatatataaatcttttttaaaaaatatcttcatgaatattaaatgagaataaattatctattttttattttaataatagttttttacatgtttttctcaaattaatttttattctatcacacataaataaataattgagtcatgatagttttttatgtttataatcaaaagttgcttttcaaatcattataaacttttattaaaaaacaatgctttttatatataataaaaaacatgttttcatcaaaataatacaaaaaaatacattttt
This is a stretch of genomic DNA from Populus alba chromosome 11, ASM523922v2, whole genome shotgun sequence. It encodes these proteins:
- the LOC118043703 gene encoding E3 ubiquitin-protein ligase CCNB1IP1 homolog isoform X3; the protein is MRCNSCWRELEGRAVSTTCGHLLCTEDANKILNNDAACPICDQVLSKSLMKPVDINPNDEWINMAMAGISPQILMKSAYRSVMFFTGQRELEMQYKMNRIVAQCRQKCESMQEKFTEKLEQLHAAYQKMAKRCQMMEQEIESLSKDKQELQEKFSEKARQKRKLDEMYDQLRSEYESNKRSAIQPANNFFSRNEPDLFSNPAATMMDNRDPIRKGPREDIWPARQNSSNSGPFEIRGGSPANQAAMPVDVGNRRIGAVPSFGAGSGNPSMTLRNLILSPIKRPQLSRSRPQMFTL
- the LOC118043703 gene encoding E3 ubiquitin-protein ligase CCNB1IP1 homolog isoform X1 encodes the protein MRCNSCWRELEGRAVSTTCGHLLCTEDANKILNNDAACPICDQVLSKSLMKPVDINPNDEWINMAMAGISPQILMKSAYRSVMFFTGQRELEMQYKMNRIVAQCRQKCESMQEKFTEKLEQLHAAYQKMAKRCQMMEQEIESLSKDKQELQEKFSEKARQKRKLDEMYDQLRSEYESNKRSAIQPANNFFSRNEPDLFSNPAATMMDNRDPIRKDWTVFTPSTPGPREDIWPARQNSSNSGPFEIRGGSPANQAAMPVDVGNRRIGAVPSFGAGSGNPSMTLRNLILSPIKRPQLSRSRPQMFTL
- the LOC118043703 gene encoding E3 ubiquitin-protein ligase CCNB1IP1 homolog isoform X2; this translates as MRCNSCWRELEGRAVSTTCGHLLCTEDANKILNNDAACPICDQVLSKSLMKPVDINPNDEWINMAMAGISPQILMKSAYRSVMFFTGQRELEMQYKMNRIVAQCRQKCESMQEKFTEKLEQLHAAYQKMAKRCQMMEQEIESLSKDKQELQEKFSEKARQKRKLDEMYDQLRSEYESNKRSAIQPANNFFSRNEPDLFSNPAATMMDNRDPIRKDWTVFTPSTPGPREDIWPARQNSSNSGPFEIRGGSPANQAAMPVDVGNRRIGAVPSFGAGSGNPSMTLRNLILSPIKRPQLSRSRPQMFT
- the LOC118043703 gene encoding E3 ubiquitin-protein ligase CCNB1IP1 homolog isoform X4, which gives rise to MRCNSCWRELEGRAVSTTCGHLLCTEDANKILNNDAACPICDQVLSKSLMKPVDINPNDEWINMAMAGISPQILMKSAYRSVMFFTGQRELEMQYKMNRIVAQCRQKCESMQEKFTEKLEQLHAAYQKMAKRCQMMEQEIESLSKDKQELQEKFSEKARQKRKLDEMYDQLRSEYESNKRSAIQPANNFFSRNEPDLFSNPAATMMDNRDPIRKGPREDIWPARQNSSNSGPFEIRGGSPANQAAMPVDVGNRRIGAVPSFGAGSGNPSMTLRNLILSPIKRPQLSRSRPQMFT